The proteins below are encoded in one region of Vulpes lagopus strain Blue_001 chromosome 10, ASM1834538v1, whole genome shotgun sequence:
- the LOC121500123 gene encoding LOW QUALITY PROTEIN: zinc finger protein with KRAB and SCAN domains 4-like (The sequence of the model RefSeq protein was modified relative to this genomic sequence to represent the inferred CDS: inserted 1 base in 1 codon), with amino-acid sequence MARESKCSAALDAHAAEERPGLLTGVLTVKVEEEDGSYPAAAAGAPCSPAPGTERSRRRFRSFRYPEAEGPREALTRLRELCRRWLRPETRSKEQILELLVLEQFLTILPEELQAWVREQHPESGDEVVVLLEYLQRQLDERGPQIPGGVEGQLLCCKVAALTPAQRPRNTQLQPMKALLKHESLGSQASPDRVLQVPGLGPGGRGRGDTVVAARLPPEPQGLLKTEDMALAFSSVWTQLDSSRGSFHRDERQENCGALVISGEDTLAEITDLPPGEERPGREPGEIPCPLGEDVSRIPAWAEXGEQEGRLPRKQKNATGNRRHYCHECGKSFAQSSGLTKHRRIHTGEKPYECEDCGKTFIGSSALVIHQRVHTGEKPYECEECGKVFSHSSNLIKHQRTHTGEKPYECEDCGKTFSQSCSLLEHHKIHTGEKPYQCSLCGKAFRRNSHLLRHRRIHADKNVQDPERGETWEYQGRGEGQWENNRAPVSYKCTECERSFTQNRSLLEHHKIHTGEKPFQCDTCGKGFTRTSYLVQHQRSHVGKKVPSQ; translated from the exons ATGGCCAGAGAGTCGAAGTGCAGCGCCGCCTTGGACGCCCACGCTGCAGAGGAGCGACCAGGGCTCCTGACCGGCGTCCTGACGgtgaaggtggaggaggaggacggCTCCTACCCGGCCGCAGCGGCGGGCgcgccctgcagccctgcccccgGCACCGAACGCTCCCGCCGGCGCTTCCGGAGCTTCCGCTACCCCGAAGCCGAGGGGCCCCGCGAGGCCCTGACCCGGCTCCGGGAGCTGTGCCGACGCTGGCTGCGCCCCGAGACCCGCAGCAAGGAGCAGatcctggagctgctggtgctggagcagtTCCTGACCATCCTGCCCGAGGAGCTCCAGGCCTGGGTGCGGGAGCAGCACCCGGAGAGCGGGGACGAGGTGGTGGTGCTCCTGGAGTATCTGCAGAGGCAGCTGGACGAGCGGGGGCCGCAG ATCCCAGGTGGTGTTGAGGGGCAACTACTCTGTTGTAAGGTGGCAGCGTTGACACCAGCTCAGAGGCCACGGAATACCCAGTTGCAGCCAATGAAGGCTTTGCTCAAGCATGAATCTCTGGGATCCCAGGCCTCACCAGACAGAG TTCTCCAGGTTCCTGGGCTTGGCCCAGGAGGGCGTGGCAGAGGAGACACAGTGGTGGCTGCCAGGctgcccccagagccccag GGCTTGCTGAAAACTGAAGATATGGCCCTGGCTTTCTCCTCTGTGTGGACACAGCTGGATTCATCTCGGGGCAGCTTCCACAGAGATGAGAGGCAGGAGAACTGTGGCG CACTTGTTATTTCAGGTGAGGACACACTGGCTGAGATCACGGACCTGCCCCCAGGGGAGGAACGTCCAGGACGAGAGCCTGGGGAAATACCCTGCCCCCTGGGTGAAGACGTCTCCCGCATTCCTGCCTGGGCAG CTGGTGAACAGGAGGGCCGGTTAccaagaaagcagaaaaatgccACAGGAAATAGGCGGCACTATTGCCATGAATGTGGAAAGAGTTTTGCTCAGAGTTCAGGCCTGACTAAACATAGGAGAatccacactggggagaaacccTACGAATGTGAAGACTGTGGCAAGACCTTCATTGGGAGCTCTGCCCTGGTCATCCATCAGAGGGTCCACACCGGGGAGAAACCGTATGAGTGTGAGGAATGTGGCAAGGTCTTTAGTCACAGCTCAAACCTTATCAAACACCAGAGAACCCACACTGGGGAAAAGCCCTATGAGTGTGAGGACTGTGGCAAGACGTTCAGCCAGAGCTGCAGCCTCCTTGAACATCACAAAATCCACACAGGGGAGAAGCCATACCAGTGTAGCCTGTGTGGCAAGGCTTTTAGGCGGAACTCACACCTCCTGAGACACCGGAGGATCCATGCTGACAAAAACGTGCAGGATCCTGAGCGTGGAGAGACCTGGGAGTatcaggggaggggggaaggccaGTGGGAAAATAACAGGGCTCCCGTGTCTTATAAGTGTACCGAGTGTGAGAGAAGTTTCACTCAGAATAGAAGCCTTCTCGAACACCACAAAATCCACACTGGTGAGAAACCCTTTCAGTGTGACACGTGTGGAAAAGGCTTCACACGAACTTCTTACCTTGTTCAACATCAGAGAAGCCACGTTGGGAAAAAAGTTCCATCACAGTGA